The Rickettsia felis URRWXCal2 genome contains the following window.
AAGAAGAGATAGATAATGCTATTAAATCTATTGAAGATCATAATAAAATGCCTCACGGTTCTCTTCTTCAGTATTTAAAAAGCAGATCGGTTAATCCTGATAGTTTTATTTCCCAAATTAAATCCGAGTTGATTAAAATGAATATTTTATCAAGTCTATCAAGATCGGTACAAGTAAGTAATAAAGAAATAGATGTCGCAATTTTATCTAGTGATCAAAAAGATGTAGAAATTTCAATGCAAGTATTTACATCTAAAGATGGTGGCAATAAAGCGTTTACACAGATGAATAATTTGAAAAATCGACTAAAAAAATGTGCAGACGTTAAAAAATCGCTTTATGATAATTTTGCTACTATGCAAATTATTACCGATAAGCTTAGCAAAATAGAAGGCGTAAAACAAACTATTGTAAAGGACTTAAGCTCGGATAAAGCAAGCAATGTTTTTGAAGTAAATAACAAATTTGAAATAATATTAGTGTGCAGCAAAAAAATCTTAAATGTTAATGAAGATGAAAATAATTATGTAGTAAACTTCCTAACCAATAAAAAGATTTCACAAAAAGCACAAAAAATGTTTGAAAATATGCGTAAGAAAGCAGTTATAAAAATAATGCTGCCGTCTTAGTATTATTGTCACCACGTGGCTTGGTGTATGGTTCTATGTCATTCCTGCGAAAGCAGGAATCCATAATAAAGCGATATAAATCGAGCTTTTAATTTTAAAAACTTCCTGTATTTATAATTTTTTTGGATTCCTGCTTTCGCAGGAATGACATACCATATGCTCCCTTCAATTGCAAAACATGCAGCATCTCATCAAATTAATCCTCTTAAAAAGCACGGACAAAATTTTATTTTTGACAGTAGTCTATGTGATAAAATTGTACGTGCGAGTAACCTTGCAGAAAATAGCAGAGTGCTAGAAATAGGACCAGGCACCGGAGGGTTAACTAGGTCAATATTGCAGAAAAATCCTGCATCCTTAACTGTTATAGAAACAGATGAGAGATGTATCCCGCTCCTTAATGAGATTAAAGAATATTATCCTAATCTAAATATTATAAAACAAGATGCTCTTAAAATAAATTTAACTGATTTAGGTTATGATAAAGTAACTATAATCTCTAATTTACCATATCATATAGGTACTGAGTTAGTAATTAGATGGCTGAAAGAAGCA
Protein-coding sequences here:
- the ksgA gene encoding Dimethyladenosine transferase, translating into MTYHMLPSIAKHAASHQINPLKKHGQNFIFDSSLCDKIVRASNLAENSRVLEIGPGTGGLTRSILQKNPASLTVIETDERCIPLLNEIKEYYPNLNIIKQDALKINLTDLGYDKVTIISNLPYHIGTELVIRWLKEARLITNMTLMLQKEVVERICAMPSTKAYGRLSVICQLITKVEKCFDVAPTAFYPPPKVYSAIVKLIPLENPPSIALINKVEQITKLAFAGRRKMIKSSLKNLVPNIH